In one Plasmodium falciparum 3D7 genome assembly, chromosome: 14 genomic region, the following are encoded:
- a CDS encoding exosome complex component RRP41 translates to MSIVQYINDEGYRIDGRKNDECRLIKISLGNGNELIDVDGFSFFEIGNTKLFAYIQGPNEYRRPDEKCLVKCNVFLSPFNILEKKRKKSKDNVTREISSYIRNICNHIILLDLYKNSEINIFLYIIERDGGLKAAAVNTCILALIDAGIAIKYFISASSVLYLQNNIIVDGNQFEVNSGSPELTLAIDMSSNNIVLLEFDAEVPIDIFQSMLKTCAQACIHVGNIMKLSIKENAIKLLSLNSILNT, encoded by the coding sequence atgTCAAttgtacaatatataaatgacgAAGGTTACCGAATTGACGGaagaaaaaatgatgaatgcagattaataaaaataagtttAGGAAATGGAAATGAGTTAATAGATGTAGAtggattttctttttttgaaataGGAAATACAAAATTATTTGCATATATACAAGGACCAAATGAATATAGAAGACCTGATGAAAAATGTTTAGTAAAGTGTAACGTATTTTTATcaccttttaatatattagagaagaaaaggaaaaaaagtaAAGATAATGTAACAAGAGAAATAAGTtcatatataagaaatatatgtaatcatataatattattagatttatataaaaattctgaaataaatatatttctatatattatagaaagAGATGGAGGATTAAAAGCAGCAGCTGTCAATACATGTATATTAGCTTTAATAGATGCAGGAATTGCtatcaaatattttatatctgcATCGTCagtattatatttacaaaacaatataatagTAGATGGAAATCAATTTGAAGTGAATTCGGGATCACCTGAATTAACCCTGGCCATTGATATGAGCTCAAATAATATTGTTCTATTAGAATTTGATGCTGAAGTTCCCATTGATATTTTTCAATCCATGTTAAAAACATGTGCTCAGGCATGTATACATGTTGGGAATATTATGAAATTAAGCATAAAGGAAAATGCTATAAAATTGTTGAGTTTAAATAGCATTTTAAACACatga
- a CDS encoding leucine-rich repeat protein gives MEKAIRDRVEKWKKEHTIDGKDATNEHAYESLNELILDGKKLTSIKNEEKELLKNFKNLERLCLNQTGIQTLENIPSIATLNVLELTDNHLSSVEVLKYIVQNFPNIKTLEIGGNHFKNINDFETLKELKNLVRLGVQFNPFADNPNYRKELFEFLPNVKIIDCYNKEGMEVLSSDEEEEEEYEEDNTLKNFYEADFKDEDDEDEEFVPNDNEDDDEDDELDDDLEDEDMEDLDKEDLDKEDYDIDTKETEGVNKDEKSNKRKQDALDNTNDMDLKKTKLE, from the coding sequence atggaAAAAGCTATTAGGGATCGAGttgaaaaatggaaaaaagaACACACAATAGATGGAAAGGATGCAACTAATGAACATGCTTATGAAAGTTTAAATGAATTAATTTTAGATGGGAAAAAACTTACAAgcataaaaaatgaagagaaagaattattgaaaaattttaaaaatttagaaAGGTTATGTTTAAATCAAACCGGAATACAGACCTTAGAAAATATCCCATCAATTGCTACCTTAAATGTTTTGGAATTAACAGATAATCATTTAAGTTCTGTTGaagtattaaaatatatagtacaAAATTTTCCAAATATTAAAACCCTTGAAATAGGTGGAAaccattttaaaaatataaatgattttgAAACTTtgaaagaattaaaaaatttagttCGTTTAGGAGTACAATTTAATCCATTTGCAGATAATCCAAATTACagaaaagaattatttgaatttttaCCAAATGTCAAAATTATCGAttgttataataaagaagGTATGGAAGTTTTAAGTTCggatgaagaagaagaagaagaatatgaagaagataatactttaaaaaatttCTATGAAGCTGACTTTaaagatgaagatgatgaagatgaagaaTTTGTACCCAATgataatgaagatgatgacGAAGATGACGAATTAGATGATGATTTAGAAGATGAAGATATGGAGGATCTTGATAAAGAAGATTTAGATAAAGAGGATTATGATATAGATACAAAAGAAACAGAAGGTGTAAACAAAGATGAAAAgtcaaataaaagaaaacaagACGCTCTTGATAATACGAATGATATGGACCTAAAAAAAACCAAACTTGAATGA
- a CDS encoding WW domain-binding protein 11, putative, translating into MNHHKLSKKHVKKSVLPTDAYRKQQKKKEKKKKKKEKALQLENIISKKNPHRVKEKLDYLRTKEKQGKLLPVEKNKLKEYENLWNLIKEKVKNNEYVYNNNGYIFNLNEENKNEEISNSEKKSVSSKDDINTSSSLYSSSDDDEDIDDDLKEIQNDDGKKEDDDFFLESLPSLPKGLPKEVIKLIENSKLPQPDNIKKMMENMYQTYGTTQLPVQNHNILLNNYTYNQVYYNLQNYYNNANVYNIYPTVPYNKNYEKNLKNESVKNDNTLLSYPNSYLINGANNVSMINQNYYTNNSNINTTVNKNIINNNTNMNEKLNINKDNEKLYNIEKTHNNNINHDDNKNGDNKNNDDNNINDDNNKNDDNKNNDDNNINDDDNKNNDDNNINDDNNINDDDIINNDPFLKDKSKHKDIIQQSSLSNDNPNFLKDKADINNSYNYMNYYYNYANNYINSYNYNPLNHGPYNPMYYYNYNNIKGNNQTTNLTNNNNSLISSYNHSNMNMMNYYGTNSNNGNVKNRGNFMRPKNIKGKDNHSDNNNKHNNNFNNHNNNNKTNYDSHTKKFINEEKNHKRNSINTKDEKQSSVQYFVPINLRLKNKLNDVCETKINTIDQKNKNVDENINIDQEYNKFIKEVNFN; encoded by the coding sequence ATGAACCATCATAAATTATCGAAAAAACATGTGAAAAAAAGCGTGCTTCCAACAGATGCTTATcgaaaacaacaaaaaaaaaaagaaaaaaaaaagaaaaaaaaggaaaaagctTTACaattagaaaatattataagtaaaaaaaatcCACACAGagttaaagaaaaattagaTTATTTaagaacaaaagaaaaacaagGGAAATTATTACctgttgaaaaaaataaattaaaggaatatgaaaatttatgGAATTTAATAAAGGagaaagtaaaaaataatgaatatgtgtataataataatggttatatatttaacttaaatgaagaaaataaaaatgaagaaatatcTAATTCAGAAAAGAAAAGTGTTAGTTCCaaagatgatataaatacatcATCATCATTGTATAGTAGTtcagatgatgatgaagatattGATGACGATTTAAAAGAGATACAAAATGATGAtggaaaaaaagaagatgatgatttttttttagaatcATTACCATCATTACCTAAAGGATTACCTAAAGaagttataaaattaatcgAAAATTCAAAATTACCGCAAcctgataatataaaaaaaatgatggaAAATATGTATCAAACATATGGAACTACACAATTACCTGTACAAAatcataatattcttttaaataattatacatacaatcaagtatattataatttacaaaattattataataatgcaaatgtgtataatatatatccaaccgttccatataataaaaattatgaaaagaatttaaaaaatgaaagtgtAAAAAATGACAATACATTATTGTCTTATCCAAACTCATATTTGATAAATGGGGCAAACAATGTATCCATGATAAATCAGAATTATTATACGAATAAcagtaatataaatactactgttaataaaaatattattaataataatacaaatatgaatgaaaaattaaatattaataaagataacgaaaaattatataatatagaaaaaacacacaacaataatattaatcatgatgataataaaaatggtgataacaaaaataatgatgataataatattaatgatgataataataaaaatgatgataacaaaaataatgatgataataatattaatgatgatgataataaaaataatgatgataataatattaatgatgataataatattaatgatgatgatattattaataatgatccatttttaaaagataaaagtaAACATAAAGATATTATACAACAATCATCTCTATCAAATGACAACcctaattttttaaaagataaagcagatattaataattcctataattatatgaactattattataattatgcaaataattatataaatagttATAATTATAACCCCCTAAACCATGGTCCTTACAATccaatgtattattataattataataatataaagggAAATAACCAAACTACTAAccttacaaataataataattcactTATCTCATCATATAATCATTCAAATATGAATATGATGAACTATTATGGTACGAATTCAAATAATGGAAATGTGAAAAATAGGGGAAATTTTATGAGACCCAAAAATATTAAAGGAAAAGATAATCATAgtgacaataataacaaacacaataataattttaataatcataataataataataaaacaaattatgactcacatacaaaaaaattcattaacgaagaaaaaaatcataagagaaatagtataaatacaaaagatGAAAAACAAAGTTCAGTACAGTATTTTGTCCCTATTAATTTGAgattaaaaaataagttaAATGATGTATGTGAAACGAAAATTAATACTATtgatcaaaaaaataaaaacgttgatgaaaatataaatatagatcAAGAATACAATAAGTTTATTAAAGAAGTAAATTTTaattga
- a CDS encoding major facilitator superfamily domain-containing protein, putative, whose product MEKVDTANNDGEKCKNNMFIIKRIFCDLKILFPKSKVQYTYVNVLLLSLFFTFIHKYLDQTLPSLYKSIENDFNVDVKSLYYMNTLYKLAYSASNFFFALFFDYTFKRIVCAKYYDKEKEEDRSTNNTTNYEVSVKNDSDYKETTKLIDDMSIQTNYKEEDISCINISKEEKEEEIIFHSVDDSDDLFKKAEDVTISEYGYILNILIISSIIYIIVILGIMISNSIFNFFFFMFVMGINNSCIYILIQKIYTNNVFSENRSTIFGFLHFFSSVSHMLSISINTNLSNKLYYGFTGWRICYFIISFFPVFVSIFIFKLIRNHKLKKNKTKENFMMNYVLSFDKLTDVFNEPKKKKKKLDKLEELEEQYPSLYYKKDKMDTKCSSKKKEQENHIFREDNEYNKKKISPNVKVNTYEDNFNFNEEKSPKKKNEYRNLENKEMSEIINGTTKMNDDKNVNSKNITNFKMDSNNITRRSYSRSYIKENQLKIQNNNNNNNNESEDNYVNNIYQTSNVLLKSSSIPYENYKKKLYENKNPFSIFKNNNKYEKNDKNDNRGEMDELLGNEKQNTSKYEFSYLYEIKYVFKNYSFWLMITMGMLNGIPKHVLSLMIYFFQYCNISDFKSGFIISVSWLCASLISPFIGIISDYIYKLNKDINRQRIGMYTHCFRIFLMFTLFYFIPKEATSFIYFVIISLFMGILSGWINIGTHKPIIIDIVKQRHTAFIMALMNAFENIGSSIIGTFLLSHLLNKYDYIDKKKIHTVVNVNVNKHNVNVLSDVLLMLTCFPWLLSFCLLYALKYTYKKDKLYNNII is encoded by the coding sequence atgGAAAAAGTAGATACAGCAAACAATGATGGTGAAAAATGCAAGAATAAcatgtttataataaaaaggatattttgtgatttaaaaattttatttccaAAAAGTAAAGTacaatatacatatgtaaatgtattattattatctttattttttacctttatacataaatatttggATCAGACATTAccatcattatataaatcaatCGAAAACGATTTCAATGTTGATGTGAAaagtttatattatatgaacacCCTATATAAGTTAGCATATTCAGCTTCgaactttttttttgctttattttttgattatACTTTTAAAAGAATCGTTTGTgcaaaatattatgataaagaaaaagaagaagatcGAAGTACCAATAATACGACGAATTATGAAGTTAGTGTAAAAAATGATAGTGATTACAAAGAAACGACAAAATTAATAGATGATATGAGTATCCAAACAAATTACAAAGAGGAAGATATATcatgtattaatataagtaaagaagaaaaagaagaagaaataatatttcattcaGTAGATGATTCAGATGATTTATTTAAGAAAGCCGAAGATGTTACAATAAGTGAATAtggttatattttaaatattcttattatatcatctataatatatataatagtcaTTTTAGGTATTATGATTTCAAATAGTATATTtaactttttcttttttatgtttGTGATGGGTATAAATAattcatgtatatatatattaatacaaaaaatatatacaaataatgtaTTCAGTGAAAATAGAAGCACCATTTTTGGTTTTCTTCATTTCTTTTCATCTGTATCTCATATGTTATCCATATcaataaatacaaatttaagcaataaattatattatggaTTTACTGGTTGGCgtatttgttattttattatttccttttttccaGTTTTTGTTTccatcttcatttttaaattaataagaaatcataaattaaaaaaaaataaaactaaAGAGAACTTTATGATGAATTATGTACTCTCGTTTGATAAACTTACAGATGTTTTTAATGagccaaaaaaaaagaaaaagaaattagaTAAATTAGAGGAGCTTGAGGAACAATATCCATCattgtattataaaaaagataaaatggaTACAAAATGTTctagtaaaaaaaaagaacaagaaaatcatatttttcgagaagataatgaatataataaaaaaaaaataagtccCAATGTAAAAGTAAATACATATGAAGATAATTTTAACTTcaatgaagaaaaaagtccaaaaaaaaaaaatgaatatagaaatttagaaaataagGAAATGAGTGAAATAATTAATGGTACAACAAAAAtgaatgatgataaaaatgtgaATTCCAAGAATATTACTAATTTTAAAAtggatagtaataatattaccaGAAGAAGTTATAGCAgatcatatataaaagaaaatcaattaaaaatacaaaataataataataataataataatgaatctGAAGATAATTATGTGAATAACATATATCAAACAtcaaatgttttattaaaatctTCTTCAATACCTTAtgagaattataaaaaaaaattatatgaaaataaaaatccgttttcaatatttaaaaataataataagtatgaaaaaaatgataaaaacgATAACAGAGGTGAAATGGATGAACTTTTAGGAAATGAAAAACAGAATACAtcaaaatatgaattttCTTATTTGTATGAAATAAAGtatgtttttaaaaactATAGTTTTTGGTTAATGATAACTATGGGTATGTTGAATGGAATACCTAAGCATGTTTTAAGtttaatgatttattttttccagtATTGTAATATATCTGATTTTAAAAGtggttttattatttcagtTAGCTGGTTGTGTGCAAGTTTAATATCACCATTCATTGGAATTATAAgtgattatatatacaaattaaataaagatataaatcgTCAACGTATAGGAATGTATACACATTGTTTTAGAATTTTTCTTATGTTTacgttattttattttattccaAAAGAAGCTAcctcttttatatattttgtaattatttcattatttatggGAATATTAAGTGGATGGATAAATATTGGAACGCACAAACCTATCATAATCGATATAGTGAAACAAAGACATACTGCTTTTATTATGGCATTAATGAATGCATTTGAAAATATAGGGTCTTCAATTATTggaacatttttattatctcatttgttaaataaatatgattatattgataaaaaaaaaatacatactgTTGTAAATGTCAATGTTAACAAACACAATGTTAATGTTTTATCAGATGTCTTATTAATGCTTACGTGTTTTCCGTGGTTATTATCTTTCTGTCTTTTATATGCtcttaaatatacatataagaaggataaattatataataatataatataa
- a CDS encoding proliferation-associated protein 2g4, putative, producing the protein MEPTTETKTEEIDLEKYTHSGSIANTTLKKVIEKCVHGAKIGELCEYGEKFMKDELDKVYTKKEKGNKVEKGISFPVTINVNEICNNYAPSLDCVETIKNGDIVKISLGCHIDGHISIVGHTIYIGAENESIEGVKGEVLKNAHILSQLFLKSLKVGINASDITKNIQKACEELKCNVISNCVTYQIKKYILEGSKYIFLKDNIENKIDDFQIEADDIYIIDVMVTSGDGKIKESDHKTTIYKREVQKNYQLKTNLGRSFINELNKKFPVLPFHVKHLEDQRAALIGIPEALRHNLIKPYSVYTEKKKEVVAEFKYTVMVKEDGVKQFTGLKFAQLNNCKTDNSIQDETLKNILSLPLSGKKKKNKAKNNEEANQEN; encoded by the exons atggaaccAACAACTGAAACAAAAACAGAAGAAATTgatttagaaaaatatacTCATTCTGGTTCAATTGCCAATACAACTTTAAAGAAAGTTATAGAAAAATGTGTAcatg GAGCAAAAATTGGGGAATTGTGCGAATACGGTGAAAAGTTTATGAAGGATGAATTAGATAAggtatatacaaaaaaggaGAAGGGAAATAAAGTTGAAAAAGGAATAAGTTTCCCAGTAACAATTAATGTTAAtgaaatatgtaataattatgCACCATCTTTAGATTGTGTCGAAACCATTAAGAATGGTGATATAGTAAAGATTAGTTTAGGATGTCATATCGATGGTCATATTAGTATTGTTGGTCATACGATTTATATTGGTGCTGAGAATGAATCAATAGAAGGTGTAAAAGGAgaagtattaaaaaatgcTCATATTTTATCTCAGTTATTTTTAAAGAGTTTAAAAGTTGGTATTAATGCAAGtgatataacaaaaaatattcagAAAGCTTGTGAAGAATTAAAATGTAATGTTATATCAAATTGTGTTACTtatcaaattaaaaaatatattttagaaggaagcaaatatatatttttaaaagataatattgaaaataaaattgatgATTTCCAAATTGAAGCAgatgatatttatattattgatGTTATGGTTACTAGTGGTGATggtaaaattaaagaaagtGATCATAAAACAACCATATATAAAAGAGaagtacaaaaaaattatcaattAAAAACTAATTTAGGTAGATCTTTTATAAATGAATTGAACAAAAAATTCCCCGTATTACCATTTCATGTAAAACACTTAGAAGATCAAAGAGCTGCTTTAATAGGTATTCCAGAAGCTTTAAgacataatttaataaaacctTATTCTGTTTATacagaaaagaaaaaagaagttGTAGCTGAATTCAAATATACCGTTATGGTTAAAGAAGACGGAGTTAAACAATTTACGGGACTTAAATTCGCACAATTAAATAACTGCAAAACGGATAATTCCATTCAAGATgaaacattaaaaaatatattaagttTACCTTTAtctggaaaaaaaaaaaaaaataaagcaaaaaataatgaagaagcTAATCAagaaaattaa